Part of the Flavobacterium sp. MDT1-60 genome, AGCATCCTGACTTTCGGAATTATGGTATGGATTATTTATGGCATTCTCAAAAATGATCTTCCTATAATAATTACCAACAGTGTTTCTTTTTGTCTGAACCTGCTTATGGTTTATTTTATTATTTATTATGAGAAAGAATCTTAGTACTGAGCTGCTAAGATACTAAGGCGCTAAGGTTCTAAGATTTTTTAACTATCAACAATGTCATGCCGAGGGGACGAGGGATGACAAAAATGAGCTTATGGAAATAAAAAAAACAGCTCGTTATAAAAGCTGTTTTTTCATAATAGTTAGTTAAGATATGTGATGCTTATTAGCTAGCTAATTTTTGATTGTATGGTTTAAATGAAAAATGATATTTTTCTTTAAAAATACGTGGCAGATAATTTCGGCTTGCTAAACCTGCCGCACTAATTACATCGGCGAAATTAAGATTCGAAATTCTCCTGATTTCATTAATTTGTCTGTTAGCTAAATTCATTATTGGCTCAAAAGTTTTAACATAATTGTAACTATGTTGGGCTATCTCCATCTCTAAAATAATGTTTAGGATACTTTTTTGAAGTAAACTTTTAACAATTCCTTTTTGAGGTATATTATTTAGTTCTTGTAATTTTTCAGCAATTTTTTGATTTTTGGCTCCGATATATAAAAACTGCCCGGATTCTGTAGTGAATCTTTTTTTAAGTTGAGAAACCAATGTAATATTATTTTCTTTAACAGAAGCCTGAGTTGGCATTCCTACTAATGAAAACTGAATTGGCTTATGGCTCTCAAAAAACAACACACTATTTATAAGAGACGTATTATTTAAAACTGCCGTCTGATTCTTTTTAATTTTTTTTTGCGTTCCATTCGCACCAAAACTATGTGCTAACGTTCCTTGTTCGCAATAAGCAAAAAAGACTGGAGCCGTTTGGAGCGATTCTATACTTAAAGTTACATCGTGATTAAATACAAGATCAAAATTAAGGTATGACATTTCTTTTTCAAAACGTATCGCTTTGATCGTTCCTCGTGCCCATTTTGATTTTATATTTAATGTGTATTCATTGTTGCTTACTGATAATTCACCATCAAAACTTTCTTTAAGGTCATTAAAAATAGTATTGAATCCTCCAGTATTTAAGTATAATTTTTTCATGTTGGTCTGGTTTAAATAAAAGTGGTTTAGTATAATGTACTACAAACCTATTTTTGGTTTTTACTTTGTTATTTTGATACTTCAAAGTTCGTACATATTGCAAATCAATTTATTACACAATTTTGGAGAGAATTTTCATAATTATTAGAAGGGAGGTGCAAAGGTTCAAAGGTGCAAGGGCGCAAAGGCTAGCAATATGTCTATATTTGGATCTACAATGTGGCACTTGCGTAATTCATCAATTCAATTTTACATACGAATAAATACCTTGAACCTCTTAACCTCTGATCTCAAAGGTGCAAAGGCTACCTATATTTCTATATTTGGATCTTTAATGTGGTACTTACGCAATTCATTTACTGAATTTCACATACAAATAAATACCTTTGAACCTCTGGAACTCTGAACCTTTGCACCTCAAAAAAAAACAGCTGCCTTCAGAAAAATCTGAAAACAGCTGCTTCTCAGCAAAATAAAAATACCTACTTAATTATCTTACGTAAGTTTATGGATATCTGCATTAACAGAATAATTTTCCTCCGGAATATCCTTAAAGAATTCCGCTTCTTCTAAATCGGCTGTTGGGCCGTATCCTATTAAATGAGTTCCTTTTTTTTGATCACCGGTTTGTATTACATATAAAATAGACATATCGTCCGGATCACTCATACCTTCGTAGCGATGGTGTGCAACTATAAAAATTTCTTCTGGTTTATAAGCGTATTTTGTTTCTGAGTCTAACAGGCAGCCATTTTCAAACAAAAAATTTGCAGTATAACCCTCTTCCTGATATTTCTTAATATAATCGGTTTCGTGTCTTTGTTCTTTTTTCATGACTTAAGTTTTAAGCGGGATTATTTTGTAAATCTTTGATTTATCAAATTTCATCATTGCTATCAAATAAAATTAACTCAATAGATTTAAATCTTGCCTCAATTAAA contains:
- a CDS encoding SemiSWEET family sugar transporter yields the protein MNYIDIIGLFAGTCVTISVIPQILKVWRTKKVKAISLKTFSILTFGIMVWIIYGILKNDLPIIITNSVSFCLNLLMVYFIIYYEKES